A stretch of Haloprofundus halophilus DNA encodes these proteins:
- a CDS encoding type II toxin-antitoxin system RatA family toxin, with protein MDEIAVSTVVYLPPEEVYEFLVDFPRYANYSKYLTDVRADGDGSAGTEYALRFEWWKLTYTAHSEVTELAPPHRVEWRLTKTINAEGRWLVEPLDELPEDAPPDADTACRVVIEVEFDPDSAHGALDLPMFVSFDRVIEKVKPLVVKEAERVVERVVADLEGRERSVTLEVRDRPDEL; from the coding sequence GTGGACGAGATTGCCGTTTCGACGGTCGTGTACCTCCCGCCCGAGGAGGTGTACGAGTTCCTCGTCGATTTTCCCCGATACGCGAACTACTCGAAGTATCTCACCGACGTGCGCGCCGACGGCGACGGCTCCGCGGGCACCGAGTACGCGCTCCGCTTCGAGTGGTGGAAACTGACGTACACCGCCCACTCGGAGGTGACCGAACTCGCCCCGCCACACCGCGTCGAGTGGCGACTGACGAAGACGATAAACGCGGAGGGGCGGTGGCTCGTCGAACCGCTGGACGAACTCCCCGAAGACGCGCCGCCGGACGCCGACACCGCCTGCCGCGTCGTCATCGAGGTGGAGTTCGACCCCGACAGCGCCCACGGCGCGCTGGACCTGCCGATGTTCGTCTCCTTCGACAGAGTCATCGAGAAGGTCAAACCGCTCGTCGTCAAGGAGGCCGAGCGCGTCGTCGAACGCGTCGTCGCCGACCTCGAGGGCCGCGAGCGGTCGGTGACGCTCGAAGTCAGGGACCGACCGGACGAACTCTGA